CCCCAGCCTACCCTTTCttgatgagtttatggtctcaaTTGCTAGTTTCAAGTCTTAAAGAATACAACGTGTGTTCGTTTCTTAGAATACCATCTTCGCTAGAGTCAAAAAGATCGATGAAATGTAGGTGTTATGACTTTAGCTGAGACCAAGAGGAGAGACAAACCTCTGGGAGGGTtgcgtcaggaagggcatctgatGTGAAAACCTAAATCAAATATGCAGAGCTACACACTGGTGACCTGTAGCTTCAGCGCAAATCAACACCCAGCATTTCCAACTTTTCTGTTCCACCTATACAGGCTTGCTAAATTTTCCagtcaatgaaaataaaaatcagaacaaagtaaatggatgaaaaagaagaattaaCTGtacaaaaccaacaacaaaaactcCATCCTCAGTCACACAGCACTAGCCATAATAGTTTGACGTGTGCATTTTCAGTCATAGTGACTACTTTTTTGTACTCAGTCATCACAACATGGAAAACTTCTGCTTAAGGGGTAATCTGAGCATAGGGTGCCCCTTGCATTTTGCAAATTTGAAAATGAAACGCACTGATTGTTTAAGaagattttaaagaaaaaaaaaagggaaaaggcaaaacacaacaaatataaaCCAGGAACTGCTTTGTGAAAGGTTCCCTACTTCACATAATGATAAAATACAATCAAGAAAACCATGTTTTAAGTATCAGATATGAGAGTTTGAAGGCTCATTAGATGTCAGAAACACATGACTGTGCATTGGCGCAAAAGCtgaacaaatgaaaaacaaatctgtGCTTTGCCTGTAGCCCCCAGTGTTTGCACCCTAATGCAGTCACTGAAATCAATGACCACGCTGATTTTCGTGATGATTTTCATAAATCATTACGAtatgaaaacatccagatgttgACGGATGAAACAGTCAAGGGTTATAGGTCTACGTCtaccttttatatacagtctatgctgGTTTTCAGGTTAATATTTGGGCCCATGTGATAATCAAATTTTGATGACTGTGTATTTTTGCCTCCATACCTAGACAGTATATAAGCCCGCTGGCCACCACCAAACCAGCTCCTTCTCTAGCTGTCTGCATATCACCCAGCATGCTCCACTGGTCGATGTTTGGATCATATCGCTCCATGCTGGTATGACGCCGACTGCCATCGAAGCCACCAGCAACATAGATCATATCTGTCAAGAGCCAATAACAACACAGCTCTCTCATTAAACATGAAAAATGGAGATGGACAAAGAAAATCACAGGCGATTTCAGAGAAGGGACTAAGCTCACTGAGCATAGAATGTCTCTGACCTCCAAGTGTTGTAGCTCCAGCAAGGCCTCGCCGAACATTCATGGTTGCGACGGTGTACCAAACACCGTCCTCATCCGCTGTGTAGTCCAGGCACTCCACGGAGCTGAGCCGCGACCGGCCGTCATAGCCCCCGATCACATAGACTCGATCGTGCAAAGAAACGGTGGCCACGTAACGCCTTTTCCGTGCAATATTCTGTTTAAGACACAAGTGTCAAACTCATTTGAGTTCATGGGCCACATACAGTCTAATTTAATCTACAGTGGGCATTGCATTATAACTAAAAAGAAATCAACTCTGCAGACATGAACCAGAGGCAGAGCAAAAGACACGTGAACTGAAATCTATTAGAATTCTTTTCAAAGCAAAGATGATAGTAGAAATCTATCTTCCAGGGAAAAAGCTTTTCAAAATCCCATGTTTGGGGAAAGACAGGAAACTCTTTAAGCCGAGCTGCTTTTCACTATACTTGTTATCACTATAAttaaagtaaatttaaataattCTTCACAATAACTGCAAAAAAGAGGTGTTCAAACTTGCTTTTAGAACAACTTTTGCCATTTTGAGATATAAGAAAGCTGAAAGCAGAAGCCTGAGTAAAAGACAACCCTTAACACCCTACACCCTCACAAATTTACCAGCCATTAGAAAATACTGTATTCTGTAGaagtcattttaattttaaaggttattttttattctttattaagTTATCGATTTACAAAACAGGTGCTGAAAAGCATGAGATGTCTTAATAAACAtctatttcaaattcaaattcaaattcaaattttatttgtcacgtacacagtcatacacagtacgatatgtagtgaaatgcttggacaactgctcgtgacctaaagaaaacaaaaaggaaaaggctatgaataagataggaaataaatatgaaaaattaaaaagggtaaatttaactaggacggaataaaatataaattaaggttaaaaatgaaataactgtacaacacaaattagaatgaagggtaaatttaactgggaaagaataagataaaatatataaattaaagttgaaaataaaataactgtacaacaaaatacacaatacacagtatagaactatataagaatgtatgaagaaatataaataaatatatacacacaataacagcagctgtacaagtattaactggaaatgaagaatataatgtccagtgttgtgcaatccacattttgtcttgtgcagtgcaaatatgcttaaagtgatttaagtgatacAATATTTCACTTTACAGATCAAAGCTGTACAGTTTTCGTTTCTGAAGAGGATTTCATGTGTTCATGATTCAAACAACTTCACATTTAATTTTCTGTCCATTTCTTGTGTAATGTGGGCATCATGAAAAACCTTGCATTTCATTGACAAATTGGAAGCAATTTATGAGTTCAATAACACGTTCACACTTTGCACtgcatgtttgacacccctggttcaACAGCCAAATACATGCATCAAATTAATACTTACAGGCAGAAAGGTCCACTCTTGAGTTTTGGGATCATATTTTTCAACTATGTCTATTGGTGACTGCTGGCTGCCAAACCCACCGATAACCAGCAGGACTTCTTTGGCACCTTAAAAGAAAGTAACGTATTTTACAAAGCTTCTGTCTACAAGACAAGTATTTAGCTAAAGTGCAGTTGAAAACTGGATTCCTACCTAATCTGGCTTGTGTGCGTGGGCCTTGCATCTCACTCCTCAGCTCCGGTCTTAAGTGGAATTTCTTGGCTTCATCAACAAGGTCTCGACATGGCAGGCTACACCGAATGAGAGGCTAAGACGAGTAAAAACTTGCTTAATTACGGTGTGATAAAACTTGACAGAAAAATCTTTCATAGGAGGCTTGGCATGTGATTACACAACAACCCACAAAGCGTCGCCTGGCTCACCTCAGTATCAATGACATCTGTAATGTAGCGGGGGGTCAGCAGCGGCATCCGAACAAACTCCAGCATGTCTGGCAGGTAGGGCTCCCGCTCTTTGCGGTTGTGTTTGACCCAATTTAACACGGCCTCGAATACAGGCTCCTCCGAGTCCACCTGCATACCAACAACATATACAGTAATAACACCTGATAGTAAATCTACACAACACTGAAGGATTTGCTAACAGCTGCAATTGAACTATTGCACAAGACTGATTTTtgatgcaagctttttttcaataAACATAATTACTTGTGGCAAGACTAGTGGCAACAATTCAAGAGACTTCTGCAACTGCAAAGACAAAATGTACAAAGGTGAAACAGCGCAGTCTGCTAAAATAAACTTCAAATCCTCAAAGATGACAGAAAACTTTAACTGAAGGCAAATTATGCGTGACTACGATTTACATGTATGGtctggttttattttaaaaacaacaaatatgacAGGAAAGACAATTTGACAGAACTTGTGATCTATAAATCATCATGTGATAATAACTATGTTTTCACAAAGCGGGGTATGTGGTTGGGAAACAGGAATTTCCTGAGCACAAAGCCAAACTTAAATCAGATTCACTTCTCTGCAATTTCATTGTCAGGTCAATCCACAACACTGACTGGAACTTGGGTGGTTGGGTTGTTGGGGGGGAGGTCACAGACTGATTCTGTAGCAGGTTTATACTTGCTTTTCATTTTTGGCGCTTAGATTGTTGACAGATATTATAGAAGCTGTGAAAGTCAAGCTCAATTTACATTAAATCAACTATTTGTTTCAGGGATCTTAGACTGAAATTTAACTATTTCAGTAGTACTGCAGACTGAAGTTATCACACttaactgaaataaaactttgtgaacttgcaaaatgaactaaaaacaaaataaaaataaagtggaaatgtcctcattttagtttattttagtAAAATCTATATAAACTGTCTGATGAGGCTTTAGTGCATTTGTAGATATACAATGTCTATGTAACTGTGACGCAACAGCCTTCACAAAAAGTCATGTTTGAACTGCAATtgactatgtgcacgttagcatatgctacttccggtgcggaaactcctgtggggagctttgtttccggtgtcctattcaCACCCtgtttacggtccaaaacaagttaagcaaatgaattaatcaagcggcgatttacatttctatagatgtcttgggcatttacccaatatatctgtaaatgatattcatcgacttgtcgatattttttcccccgcgcctcagagcaaaagagaaaagggattcaaatgttatatttctcagctgtccctcgtttatcgcgggtgttatgttctaaaaataaccagcgataggtgaaatcaagtagccaattttattttttgacggtgcaaaacgtttggTGGATATTGTGGACATCcagtactgcacttcagagtcacactgctagcgatcgatgcagcgattctgtactgtacaggagagacggcatggaggagatcgtctgcagcgatcaggacgcaggacacaatgtgacgtaaaaaaaacgtgcaaacttgcactaaaaaaaatctgtgaaacagcgaggtgaaaggtgaaccgcgttattagcgagggaccactgtaattttgaaggtaagtcacaacatacccttcgtaaatactaatgtatagaaacccttaccagcaatcattcattttttgtgtggcttttttcacggtttgtttgtgtacttgactagctgatatcAACATAacggggaaacatctggtttgactattcttcacctgtagtttgaatgctgaacatttgcctgtttaaatcataagaccagtcactatacagagatgtgcttctgaatgtggacgatgtgtcttctgctgcagtgatgcagttctgcttgtgttgagtgatgtaaacaactgatcgatctaaactctttaaacgtcaaaattgatcattagattttttatgacacaacagtggtgagtgttcccaccttctgctctttgtaacttaacgcgatctttccgttttcgagttttggacatgattttggagtatatcttcgcagtagcgattgaccgcaaagtaaagctaccggaaatgtacaaccATACATCcagtctcaaaccaggaagttagcattttctcgtgcacagggtcaATGCCTGTTTGGATTTCCCTAAATCTTCCCCCTGATAAATATCCTCCATATAACTCATACTAACCAAGGAAactaaaattaaatattttcaaaCTACAGAAACTAAAATGAAACTAATAAAGCCACTCTGGAAAGTAACTGAAAgggaactgaattaaaaacaaatacaaaactatATCGCTAACTCTCATGCAGACAAAAACGTTACCAGGCAACTTTCAGGTGCTTGGAGTTACAAATTTTACATCATCCagcaacaaaacacaaagcagcattcacagcacatttaaaaagatCTTTAAAGAGAAGCAAGCTTCCCTGCATGCAGTTTTCCTACCTGAATTTCGTCACATTTTATTAGCTTTTCCACTTCTGTCTGGCTCAGCAGCATGAACTCCTCATGCTGAACCACCTCGGAGAAATGCTTCTGGGAGAAGAGCTCAGCGGCCTGCATCAGGTCAAGGCAGTTGTGCGTCTCTGCAAAGTCTCGAATGCCCAGACAGTTGGAAGGATCGAGTTGGCTCTCCAAAAAATCACAACACGCTCTTTTCACCCCTAGGGAAGAGGGAGATAGGTTTGTACACACATGCACCATTTGTAGCCTTAACTCTTTCAAAAACCAGCATGTAATTCTCTCTTAATTTGGAAACGCAGAAAGCATTTTAATGGAATAGTACCACTGTTTAATAAACATTTCACTATCACACCAACCAAATTAGAAAGTAGAATTTTAAATTGATGATTAAGCCTAAAAAGAATTATTACATCACATTTTCTGCGGTTCCCAGCAGACTATAATAATTCTGGATGATATGATTAATATTACAAACAGACTCATGCACtctacaaaaatatatttttgcaaCATTCgctgtcattttttttgttttaccccATATAATCTTATATAAAATAAGATTATATGGGGTCCATTAAGATGAGCTGGATGAGGCGGCCAGGGAGcgggaggtctgggctctccTGCCCACTCATCCTggcagaagatggatggatgcatggatttTTCCAGGTGCCATACAAGGTATGAATACTGAATACAACACTGGATGACTGATAGATTACACTGCCGTAACTGGGGTTCAAATTAAGCCCTTACGTTGTTGCATGAATGGACTGGGGAATTAAAGATGATCCATTTAAATCTGTAACTGGATGAATTTCCCAGTTACTAACGTTTGCGAAAGTGACTTATTTCAACAAGCCTGCTTACTAAAACTCCAAAATCCAACATTACAACAACCCAGTTTATTCTACTGGGTAGACACATAAACTGACCTAAATCATGCTAAAACTAATACATTACTGCCTGCAAGAGGAAACAATTCAAACCTTGTAATACCTGgtaaaatttatttttgaggACACTGAATAAGACATTTCAAGATCTGGGGTTACAGTCATGAGAAAAGATGGCTTAAGCAAACTCTTTAATCATTATGTTTATACTCTTTAATCATAACACTGCACTTTAATCAACATGAACACTGTAAATATGCCACATTTACCCATACACACTAATTCGTATCAGCAGACTGTGGTAAACAGACAtaattatattatgttatattaaCATGTTAAACAAAGTTATAAAAGCTCAAAACACAGAAGCTTCTGAAGACAATGTCAAAACCAGAGACAATTATTAGAAACTTTTTAAATCAAGGTACAGCTCTGAACTTACCTTTGAGCTGTAGCAAACACGCTGCAGGGAGCAGCTCTTGTACGTTCTCCACCGTGACAAGCACAGTCTCTGTGTAGACAAAGTCCAACAAGATCTCCATAGTGGATGCCGTGAGCCCCTGAATGTCGACAAAAGATTTTCCCTTTTCTGCAAGCTACAGAGCCACAAGAACACATTTATTTGAAGGATTACTTTTGAGAATCATCCTGCATTTTAGGCAAATGTAACACCACCTTAAGACACCCAGAAAggccaacaaagaaaaaaaaaacagcataaaagAGTGCATCAGGAATGTAACTGGGACATCTATTTTTCAAACATTATTACCTCGCTAGTGAACATGGCACAAAAATAGTCACTGCAGGCAGCCAAGACAATCCGGTGAGCTGGAAAATCAGTGTTCTCCACCCTCAGAGTGATGTCGCAGAGTGTGTTGCTCTTGCGAAGTGAGTTCATTGCATTGAGGATAGATTTGGCATGGGAATTGGTCATGATGTCTTTGGGAGCCATGCTGCTTTGAGAATCCCTTACGGATCTCAAACTACTAAATGAATCTGGAAAAAAGACAGTCTATTTTGAAAACATCCTTTGGGAAGAAAGGTATTCCACAGTAAGCATAAAAGCACGCCACAAGgacacatttttatatattgtacaaacaAGTCATGCAGctagtcagtgtgtgtgtctgtcagtaATTTGTCAGTTGGGTTGAACTGCTGGCTATTCACAAGATAAGTTTGTGACACTTTGTGGGAAATGATAACAGATTCACTATTTTACACCCTTTTtacaacattttataaaaaacaaacaaacaaaaaaccccaactgcTAATGAAaatgtacatgaaaaaaaacccattttatattaacttttacattatataataCTTACTTTATATATATACTTTGTATTGTGTATTATTTCTACAATGTTTGTTCTTGACAAGGACAAGAAATAGCATAATTTATTCTGCTTATAGGACAGCAATGGAGAGAAAATACTGACTATCATAGAAGCACTATAGTATTTATAGTTGCCTGACTTCTGGATTTATTTCTTGCAAACAATTACTTGATTtattaaggggggggggggggggggggggggctatccAATTCTACCTGGCCCTGTGTAAAAACGGAATTGTTACCCtttttaaatcatgaattaactccaattaaccacattttttggAAATCTGAGTTCAATTTCACTTGCCACACTTTGGTCTGATTACTGCCACACCTACTGAATCAAGAAATTACAAGAGTAAATTGCCTGACAAAGTAAAGTAGGCCAAAAGGCCTCAAAAACCATCATATTATGACATGATCAAAACAGTCACTAACGtccatttctaaggctttgggactccagtgaaccacgGTGAGAGCCACTAACCACAAAGGaagaaaacttggaacagtggtgaacatTCACCAGagtggagtaattttggtaggctGGCCAAAAGCCCATCCATGACTGATCCAGGAGGTCTTAGGCatgtctcacatttgccaaagaACATCTAAATAAACCCCAGaacttttgaaataaataaataaataaacactctAAAAATACACTAAAGTTGAACCTTTGGAAGGTTTGTGTCCTGTTACATCTGATGTAagactaacacagcatttcacaAAAAGAACATCATGCCAACAATGAAAAacggtggtggtagtgtgatggtctagGGCTTCTTGCTGTAATTCATAGAAcaatgaattctgctctctaccagaaaatcctgaagaacAATGTGAAGTCATCAGTTTGTCCCATGGAGCTCAAGCATAATTAACATGAGTTACGCAGCAGGAtctgaaacacataaacaagtCTGCCTCTTAACGGCTCAAAAAAATAAGATTTTGGACCAGCCTACTAAAATTTTGGACTGAAACCAGATTAAGATGCTTTGGCATGATCTTAAACTGGTCGCTCATACTTGACAACCTTCTTATGTGGTTGTATTAAAAtcattctgcaaagaagagtgggacAGATTTTCTCCacatgtgaaagactcattccCAGTTATCACAAAGACTTCATTGCGGTTCATCCTTCCAAGGGTGGTGTAACAAGTTATCAAGGTTGTAGAGGGCAATTACTTTTGTCCACACAGGGCCGGCTAGGTTTGGATATCTTTACGCCATGaataaattaaatcatcatttaaaactgTCCTTTGTATTACCTCAGATTATATTTGCCTCATTTTAAAAGTTCTTTGAAGATttcaaaagtgaaaaaaataactcagaaagggggcaaatacttttcTCATCACTCTACTTCTTGTAGAAAGGCTTAAATGATCAGTTATTtctatgaataaaaaaaaccataTTTAATAACGCTAGTCAAATAAGagcaatgt
This region of Maylandia zebra isolate NMK-2024a linkage group LG20, Mzebra_GT3a, whole genome shotgun sequence genomic DNA includes:
- the klhl12 gene encoding kelch-like protein 12, whose product is MCSYSYCLPVVEKVFRSFNDSFSSLRSVRDSQSSMAPKDIMTNSHAKSILNAMNSLRKSNTLCDITLRVENTDFPAHRIVLAACSDYFCAMFTSELAEKGKSFVDIQGLTASTMEILLDFVYTETVLVTVENVQELLPAACLLQLKGVKRACCDFLESQLDPSNCLGIRDFAETHNCLDLMQAAELFSQKHFSEVVQHEEFMLLSQTEVEKLIKCDEIQVDSEEPVFEAVLNWVKHNRKEREPYLPDMLEFVRMPLLTPRYITDVIDTEPLIRCSLPCRDLVDEAKKFHLRPELRSEMQGPRTQARLGAKEVLLVIGGFGSQQSPIDIVEKYDPKTQEWTFLPNIARKRRYVATVSLHDRVYVIGGYDGRSRLSSVECLDYTADEDGVWYTVATMNVRRGLAGATTLGDMIYVAGGFDGSRRHTSMERYDPNIDQWSMLGDMQTAREGAGLVVASGLIYCLGGYDGLNILNSVERYDPHTGHWTSVTPMATKRSGAGVALLNDHIYVVGGFDGVSHLDSVEVYNIRTDYWTTVASMTTPRCYVGATVLRGRLYAIAGYDGNSLLSSIECYDPVIDSWEVVTSMATQRCDAGVCVLREK